The Candidatus Rokuibacteriota bacterium genome contains a region encoding:
- a CDS encoding acyl-CoA carboxylase subunit beta has translation SDKAARFIWLCNAYNIPLVYLADVSGFMVGSKVERAGIIRHGAKLIFATAQATVPKICAVIRKCYGAGLYAMCGPAYEPDAAIALPQAQIAIMGPEPAVNAVYYNKIMELPEAERAGFVEQKRKEFQEDIDIYKLASEMLVDDIVPGSQLRGELIKRLAHAETKHAEFPPRRGGVYPV, from the coding sequence CCTCCGACAAGGCGGCCCGCTTCATCTGGCTCTGCAACGCCTACAACATCCCCCTCGTCTACCTGGCCGACGTCTCGGGGTTCATGGTCGGCTCGAAGGTGGAGCGAGCGGGGATCATCCGCCACGGCGCCAAGCTGATCTTCGCCACCGCCCAGGCCACCGTGCCGAAGATCTGCGCCGTGATCCGCAAGTGCTACGGCGCCGGCCTCTACGCGATGTGCGGTCCGGCCTACGAGCCGGACGCGGCGATCGCGCTCCCCCAGGCGCAGATCGCCATCATGGGGCCCGAGCCGGCCGTAAACGCCGTCTACTACAACAAGATCATGGAGCTGCCCGAGGCTGAGCGTGCAGGCTTTGTCGAGCAGAAGCGCAAGGAGTTCCAGGAGGATATCGACATCTACAAGCTGGCCTCGGAGATGCTCGTGGACGACATCGTCCCGGGCTCCCAGCTCCGGGGCGAGCTGATCAAGCGGCTCGCGCACGCCGAGACCAAGCACGCGGAGTTCCCGCCGCGCCGCGGCGGCGTCTACCCAGTGTAG
- the cobS gene encoding adenosylcobinamide-GDP ribazoletransferase — MGRRARGRREASLIAPLSGLITAVRFLTIVPVPGRGLDGPDALGRAAAWFPLVGLALGLALAALDRVLAWPFPPLLSALLVLTAWKLLTGGIHLDGLADCLDGLGVRDPERRLVVMRDSRIGAFGALGLILLLLLTLAALAELAPPVRRAGLVLAPLVGRYAPLLLARMFHPASPDSGYGAAFMRAVSAPAVLVGGGFVAICAGLVLGLRGELAGAIGVAVALVAGAFFSRRLHGLTGDGLGAAVELAELGVLLALVALVRILPG; from the coding sequence GTGGGGCGCCGGGCGCGCGGGCGCCGGGAGGCGAGCCTGATCGCGCCGCTGAGCGGCCTGATCACCGCGGTCCGGTTCCTGACCATCGTGCCCGTTCCCGGCAGAGGTCTGGACGGCCCTGACGCGCTCGGCCGAGCGGCAGCGTGGTTTCCGCTGGTCGGCCTCGCCCTGGGCCTGGCGCTCGCCGCGTTGGATCGCGTCCTCGCCTGGCCGTTCCCGCCGCTCCTGTCCGCCCTGCTCGTGCTGACCGCCTGGAAGCTCCTAACCGGCGGGATTCACCTGGACGGCTTGGCCGACTGTCTGGACGGCCTGGGAGTCCGTGATCCCGAGCGGCGGCTCGTCGTCATGCGCGACAGCCGGATCGGGGCCTTCGGCGCGCTCGGCCTGATCCTGCTCCTGCTCCTTACCCTCGCAGCGCTGGCCGAGCTGGCGCCGCCGGTTCGCCGCGCCGGACTTGTCCTGGCCCCGCTCGTCGGCCGCTACGCCCCGCTCCTCCTCGCCCGGATGTTTCACCCCGCCTCGCCCGACAGCGGGTACGGAGCCGCTTTCATGCGTGCGGTCTCGGCGCCTGCTGTTCTCGTTGGTGGAGGGTTCGTCGCGATCTGCGCGGGTCTCGTTCTCGGTCTTCGGGGTGAGCTGGCCGGGGCGATCGGCGTCGCGGTGGCGCTGGTGGCGGGCGCGTTCTTCTCGCGTCGCCTTCACGGGCTCACCGGGGATGGTCTCGGCGCCGCCGTGGAACTCGCCGAGCTGGGCGTGCTCCTCGCGCTC